A genomic region of Chryseobacterium sp. KACC 21268 contains the following coding sequences:
- a CDS encoding T9SS type A sorting domain-containing protein, giving the protein MNKNYLIIVLFLPFFGMAQSVIGNINSGAVSENSFNHSIGEIYVIPNNLDDANSGTMGILYQTTLKVLGVTEAEKESVKIYPNPTADYVFLKLSSKVKLATAEIYDLSGKLISQTKINEDRLDLRFLNHGTYLLKFKNSNIPSIKIIKK; this is encoded by the coding sequence ATGAATAAAAATTACTTAATCATTGTTCTTTTTCTACCCTTTTTCGGAATGGCTCAGTCGGTGATTGGAAATATAAATTCAGGTGCTGTTTCTGAGAATTCTTTTAATCATTCTATAGGAGAAATCTATGTTATTCCTAACAATCTGGATGATGCTAATTCTGGAACAATGGGAATCTTATATCAAACTACGTTGAAGGTTTTAGGAGTAACTGAAGCCGAAAAAGAATCCGTAAAGATTTATCCCAATCCAACTGCAGATTATGTATTTCTTAAATTAAGTTCTAAAGTAAAATTGGCAACAGCAGAGATTTATGATTTATCAGGAAAATTAATTTCTCAAACAAAAATTAACGAAGACAGATTAGATCTACGATTTCTAAATCACGGAACATATCTATTGAAATTCAAAAACTCAAATATTCCTTCTATAAAAATCATAAAAAAATAA
- a CDS encoding NADP-dependent isocitrate dehydrogenase produces MSEKSKIIYTLTDEAPMLATHSFLPIVKAFTSVADVDIVAKDISLAGRILANFPEYLSDDQKIGDALAELGQLATTPEANIIKLPNISASAPQLEEAIAELKAKGFALPNYPAEPKNDEEKAIKAKYAKVLGSAVNPVLREGNSDRRAPKAVKNYAKANPHKMGAWASDSKTDVANMEQGDFYGTETSTTLENDSKFKIVFFGNDGSEKVLKDFANLKAGEVIDSSVLNINSLKAFVQEAIEEAKQRGVILSAHLKATMMKVSDPIIFGAIVETFFKNVFDKYKETFKELDINPNNGLQNLYDKIAGIPQEAEIKADIDKTLADGPKVAMVNSDKGITNFHVPSDIIVDASMAALIRNGGKMWDKAGAEEDTVAIIPDRSYAGFYQAAIDDMKKNGALDPKTMGSVPNVGLMAQKAEEYGSHDKTFQADADGTIKVLDENGNTLLEQKVEKFDIFRMCQTKDAPIQDWVKLAVNRARLSDTPAIFWLDKARAHDREMIKKVEKYLADHDTTGLDIKILDVKDAMTETLERAREGKDTISVSGNVLRDYLTDLFPILELGTSAKMLSIVPLMNGGGLFETGAGGSAPKHIEQFIEEGYLRWDSLGEFLALQASLEHLAQTQNNTKAQILADALDEANAKFLAEDKSPGRKLGTIDNRGSHFYLATYWAEALTNQTKDAEIAAKFAPVAKALTENESKINEELIGSQGQPKEIDGYYKPDFQKTDVAMRPSETLNTIVNGI; encoded by the coding sequence ATGTCAGAAAAATCAAAAATTATTTACACGCTTACGGACGAAGCACCGATGCTTGCAACACATTCTTTTTTGCCTATCGTAAAGGCTTTCACATCTGTTGCAGACGTTGACATTGTTGCTAAGGACATTTCTCTTGCTGGTAGAATTCTTGCCAATTTCCCAGAGTATCTATCAGACGATCAAAAGATCGGAGATGCGTTGGCAGAATTAGGACAATTGGCTACAACGCCGGAAGCAAACATTATTAAATTACCAAACATCTCTGCCTCTGCTCCTCAATTGGAAGAAGCGATCGCAGAATTAAAAGCTAAAGGTTTTGCTTTGCCAAACTACCCTGCTGAACCGAAAAACGACGAGGAAAAAGCAATCAAAGCCAAATATGCAAAGGTTCTTGGTTCTGCCGTGAATCCTGTTCTAAGAGAAGGAAATTCTGACAGACGTGCACCAAAAGCAGTTAAGAATTATGCTAAAGCAAACCCACACAAAATGGGTGCTTGGGCTTCTGACAGCAAAACCGATGTTGCCAATATGGAACAAGGTGATTTCTACGGAACTGAAACTTCTACAACTTTGGAGAATGACTCCAAATTCAAAATCGTTTTCTTCGGAAATGATGGTTCTGAAAAAGTGTTGAAAGATTTCGCAAACCTTAAAGCTGGTGAAGTGATTGATTCTTCTGTTTTGAATATCAATTCGTTGAAAGCGTTTGTTCAGGAAGCAATTGAAGAAGCTAAACAAAGAGGCGTGATCCTTTCTGCGCACCTGAAAGCAACAATGATGAAGGTTTCTGACCCGATCATCTTCGGCGCAATCGTTGAGACTTTCTTCAAAAATGTTTTTGATAAATACAAAGAGACGTTCAAGGAATTGGACATCAACCCAAACAACGGATTGCAAAATCTTTACGATAAAATTGCCGGAATTCCACAAGAAGCTGAGATCAAAGCTGACATCGACAAAACTTTGGCTGATGGTCCAAAAGTAGCGATGGTAAATTCTGACAAAGGCATTACCAACTTCCACGTTCCTTCGGACATCATCGTTGATGCTTCTATGGCAGCATTGATCAGAAATGGCGGAAAAATGTGGGACAAAGCTGGCGCCGAAGAAGATACAGTGGCTATTATTCCAGATCGTTCTTACGCAGGATTCTACCAAGCTGCAATCGATGATATGAAGAAAAACGGAGCGCTTGACCCAAAAACGATGGGTTCTGTTCCAAACGTTGGATTGATGGCTCAAAAAGCTGAAGAATACGGATCTCACGACAAAACCTTCCAGGCAGATGCAGACGGAACGATCAAAGTTCTTGACGAAAATGGAAACACTTTGCTTGAGCAAAAAGTAGAGAAATTTGACATCTTCAGAATGTGTCAAACCAAAGATGCACCAATCCAGGATTGGGTGAAATTGGCTGTCAACAGAGCAAGATTGTCTGATACACCAGCAATCTTCTGGCTAGACAAAGCAAGAGCTCACGACAGAGAAATGATCAAAAAAGTAGAGAAATATCTAGCTGATCACGACACGACTGGACTTGACATCAAGATCCTGGATGTGAAAGATGCGATGACCGAAACTTTGGAAAGAGCAAGAGAAGGAAAAGACACCATCTCCGTTTCTGGAAACGTTTTGAGGGATTATTTGACCGACCTATTCCCTATTTTGGAATTAGGAACTTCTGCAAAAATGCTATCAATTGTTCCATTGATGAACGGTGGCGGATTGTTCGAAACCGGAGCTGGAGGTTCTGCACCTAAGCACATCGAGCAATTTATCGAGGAAGGTTACTTGCGTTGGGATTCTCTTGGAGAGTTCTTGGCGTTGCAGGCTTCGTTGGAACATTTGGCTCAGACTCAAAACAATACAAAAGCCCAGATCTTGGCTGATGCTTTGGACGAGGCTAATGCTAAATTCTTGGCAGAAGACAAATCTCCAGGAAGAAAATTGGGAACGATCGACAACAGAGGTTCGCATTTCTACTTGGCAACTTATTGGGCAGAAGCTTTGACCAACCAAACCAAAGATGCTGAGATCGCTGCCAAATTTGCACCCGTTGCTAAAGCATTGACAGAAAACGAAAGCAAGATCAACGAAGAATTGATCGGTTCTCAAGGTCAGCCAAAAGAGATCGATGGTTATTACAAACCAGATTTCCAAAAGACAGATGTGGCAATGAGACCATCGGAAACACTTAATACAATTGTGAACGGGATTTAA
- the tatC gene encoding twin-arginine translocase subunit TatC encodes MSEEKEMSFLGHIGELRSHLVRSILAIVILAIVVGFNINWVMDHIFFGPTRSDFFTFKVVNHFSRELTGVDSFIMPAKFSVQQKQLFQQFNVMMAVSIFSGVVLAFPYIVWEIWRFISPALMPSERKNSIFYINSVWILFMLGVLTGYFLILPFAINFGLLFKVSDNIVQLFDLSDYTTLFLQVTMGMGVVFLFPIAVYILTSIGILTPQFLRTYRRHAIVLIMVVAAIITPADVLSMMAAALPLVLLYEISVIMSNVIYKKMQRKNLNKDLTQP; translated from the coding sequence ATGAGTGAAGAAAAAGAAATGTCCTTTCTAGGGCATATTGGAGAGTTGAGATCCCATTTGGTAAGATCTATTTTAGCTATCGTTATATTGGCAATTGTAGTCGGTTTCAATATCAATTGGGTGATGGATCATATATTTTTTGGTCCCACAAGAAGTGATTTTTTCACTTTCAAAGTTGTGAATCATTTTTCGAGAGAATTGACTGGTGTAGATAGTTTTATTATGCCGGCAAAATTCAGTGTTCAGCAGAAGCAGTTGTTTCAGCAGTTCAATGTTATGATGGCTGTTTCCATTTTCTCCGGAGTGGTATTGGCTTTTCCATACATCGTTTGGGAAATTTGGAGATTCATCAGTCCGGCATTGATGCCTTCGGAAAGGAAAAATTCAATTTTCTATATCAATTCTGTATGGATTTTGTTTATGCTTGGCGTTTTGACAGGGTACTTTCTGATTTTGCCATTCGCTATTAATTTTGGATTACTATTCAAAGTTTCGGATAACATCGTGCAACTTTTTGATCTTTCAGATTATACTACTCTATTTCTGCAGGTTACGATGGGAATGGGAGTTGTCTTCCTTTTCCCGATAGCAGTTTATATCTTGACGTCAATCGGGATATTGACACCACAGTTTTTGCGGACTTACAGACGTCACGCCATAGTTTTGATTATGGTTGTCGCAGCGATCATTACACCGGCCGATGTTTTGAGTATGATGGCAGCAGCATTGCCTTTGGTCTTGCTTTATGAAATCAGTGTCATTATGTCAAATGTCATTTATAAAAAAATGCAGAGAAAGAATCTGAATAAAGATCTTACACAGCCTTAA
- a CDS encoding Crp/Fnr family transcriptional regulator, which produces MDILKNTYQHPAFSEEDLKLIFESHEKMFFKKGDFFLKENEVANEYFILESGVSRSFVYDVDNNDITINVYDVDNNDITINFFTESDIVIEASSIFQRIPSMENIQAETDCIVWKIDYDDFQELFLTIPALAEWGRAWMSYQLFYLKQKSVEVITKSATERYLDLIQEKSEVLKFAPLKNIASYLGITDTSLSRIRKEIVKR; this is translated from the coding sequence ATGGACATACTAAAAAATACATACCAACATCCCGCATTTTCAGAAGAAGATCTGAAACTGATTTTTGAAAGCCACGAGAAAATGTTTTTCAAAAAAGGCGATTTTTTCCTCAAAGAAAATGAAGTGGCCAATGAATATTTCATTTTGGAATCTGGCGTTTCACGTTCTTTTGTTTATGATGTTGATAATAATGACATCACCATCAATGTTTATGATGTTGATAATAATGACATCACCATCAATTTCTTTACGGAATCTGACATTGTGATAGAAGCTTCGTCCATTTTTCAAAGAATTCCGTCGATGGAGAACATTCAGGCAGAAACAGATTGCATAGTTTGGAAGATTGATTATGATGATTTTCAGGAATTATTTTTAACAATTCCGGCGCTGGCAGAATGGGGAAGAGCCTGGATGTCTTATCAATTATTTTATCTAAAACAAAAATCTGTGGAAGTGATCACCAAATCTGCGACAGAAAGATACTTAGACTTAATTCAGGAAAAATCTGAAGTGCTGAAATTTGCACCTTTAAAAAATATCGCTTCATATCTTGGGATTACAGATACTTCGCTCAGCAGAATAAGAAAAGAAATTGTGAAACGGTAG
- a CDS encoding alpha/beta hydrolase → MSKIYILSGLGVDRRVFDKIDFGDLDVEFIDWITPLTNEPLEDYAKRISLKITTENPVLIGLSFGGMVAVEISKIIKTKKIILIASAKNKFELPKFNRISGRFGLNKLIPKSLFKKQNFFTNWLFGIETESEKLLLKNILKDTDPDFFSWAINEIVNWKNEISPENLIHIHGNKDRIIPFKNVRADFVVEGGGHFMTVNKPQEIQNIILNLIKSS, encoded by the coding sequence ATGAGTAAGATTTATATTTTAAGCGGTCTTGGCGTTGACAGAAGGGTTTTTGATAAGATTGACTTCGGAGATTTGGATGTCGAGTTTATTGATTGGATAACGCCTTTGACGAACGAACCTTTAGAAGATTATGCTAAAAGAATTTCATTAAAAATAACGACTGAAAATCCTGTTCTAATTGGTTTATCTTTCGGTGGAATGGTAGCTGTGGAGATTTCTAAAATCATTAAAACAAAAAAAATAATTCTAATAGCATCAGCGAAAAATAAATTTGAACTTCCAAAATTCAACCGAATTTCAGGGAGATTCGGACTCAATAAATTAATTCCAAAATCTCTATTCAAAAAGCAAAATTTCTTCACCAATTGGCTTTTCGGAATAGAAACTGAATCTGAAAAACTACTTTTGAAAAATATTCTAAAAGATACTGACCCTGACTTTTTCTCTTGGGCAATCAATGAGATTGTGAATTGGAAAAATGAAATCAGTCCCGAAAATCTAATTCATATTCACGGGAATAAAGATCGAATCATTCCTTTTAAGAATGTGAGAGCAGATTTCGTGGTTGAAGGTGGCGGACATTTTATGACGGTGAATAAACCTCAAGAAATTCAAAACATTATTTTAAATCTAATCAAGTCATCCTAA
- the tpx gene encoding thiol peroxidase — protein sequence MSQITFKGSPINTVGDLPEVGTIAQEFTLIGADLSEKHLADYTGKKVLLNIFPSIDTGVCAASAREFNKEASSLENTVVINVSRDLPFALNRFCAAEGLDNVEVLSDFRGNFGEDYGVTLSDSPLRGLLSRAVVALDETGKVLYTEQVPEIGQEPNYAEAVSALK from the coding sequence ATGTCACAAATTACATTCAAAGGAAGTCCAATCAATACCGTTGGGGATTTGCCAGAAGTTGGAACTATCGCTCAGGAATTTACGTTGATAGGTGCAGACCTTTCAGAAAAGCACTTGGCAGATTACACTGGTAAAAAAGTCTTGCTAAATATCTTCCCAAGCATCGATACTGGTGTTTGCGCAGCGTCTGCAAGAGAATTCAACAAGGAAGCTAGCTCATTGGAAAATACAGTTGTCATCAATGTTTCCAGAGATCTTCCATTTGCATTGAACAGATTTTGTGCTGCTGAAGGTCTTGATAATGTAGAGGTTTTATCAGATTTCAGAGGCAATTTCGGTGAAGATTATGGCGTTACACTTAGCGACTCTCCATTGAGAGGTTTGTTGAGTAGAGCAGTAGTGGCTTTGGACGAAACTGGGAAAGTTCTTTACACAGAGCAAGTTCCAGAAATTGGACAAGAACCAAATTATGCAGAAGCTGTAAGTGCTTTGAAATAA
- a CDS encoding alpha/beta hydrolase, translated as MPYITKDIDKNYSVYYEDHGTGQPVILIHGWPLSGKSWELQVPALLEAGYRVITYDRKGFGNSQPSLNGYDYNSLTEDLLELITQLDLKNVVLVGFSMGGGEVVRFLTNYGSDNVDKVALIASIIPLVKQKDDNPDGVPEKDLNEILDNLKKDRVTFLEGFHKNFYNYGLLSQTVSQAQLNYDWSISSHASPIATIKSAESWANTDFRLELQNVTVPTLIVHGDEDQIVPIKTAGEQAAKGIVNNQYHVISGAPHGLNVTHADELNKILVNFLNS; from the coding sequence ATGCCTTACATCACAAAAGACATCGACAAAAATTACAGTGTTTATTATGAAGATCACGGAACAGGACAGCCAGTGATTTTGATTCACGGTTGGCCACTCAGCGGAAAATCTTGGGAGTTGCAGGTTCCAGCACTTTTGGAAGCTGGATACAGAGTTATTACTTATGACAGAAAAGGATTTGGAAACTCTCAGCCTTCTTTGAATGGATACGATTACAATTCATTGACGGAAGACCTTTTGGAATTGATCACACAATTAGACCTTAAAAATGTAGTTCTTGTTGGCTTCTCAATGGGAGGCGGTGAAGTTGTCCGTTTCTTGACCAATTACGGTTCTGACAATGTTGATAAGGTTGCTTTGATAGCATCCATCATTCCATTGGTGAAACAAAAAGATGACAATCCTGATGGCGTTCCGGAAAAAGACCTTAATGAAATCCTTGATAATCTAAAAAAAGACAGAGTTACTTTCCTTGAAGGTTTCCACAAGAATTTTTATAATTACGGACTGTTGTCACAGACAGTTAGCCAAGCGCAATTAAACTACGATTGGAGCATCTCTTCTCACGCCTCTCCTATCGCGACTATCAAATCTGCAGAAAGTTGGGCGAATACAGATTTCCGGTTGGAACTTCAAAATGTGACTGTTCCTACTTTGATCGTTCACGGTGACGAAGACCAAATTGTACCAATTAAAACTGCCGGCGAACAAGCTGCAAAAGGCATTGTAAATAATCAGTACCACGTCATTTCTGGCGCACCTCATGGATTGAATGTGACTCACGCAGATGAATTAAATAAGATCTTGGTCAACTTCCTCAATAGTTAG
- a CDS encoding SDR family oxidoreductase, giving the protein MSKFNNKLAIVTGGNSGIGYATAKELIAEGAKVIITGRRKEAIEKAAKELGATSFVADQGNLENIEALRNEIESQYGKIDILFINAGITGTLGSIENMDPENFDNVMNINFRGAYFTLSNLIPLLNDGASVVFLSSNVATTYKPNSSVYQASKAALNSIAKTAAAELAPRKIRVNMVSPGPTKTEIMTKAGLDKETLKGINEWLINEIPLKKMGSAEDVAKAVVYLSDNNKASFMTGTEILIDGGMIL; this is encoded by the coding sequence ATGAGTAAATTCAATAACAAACTAGCCATCGTAACTGGCGGAAACAGCGGAATAGGTTATGCAACAGCAAAAGAACTAATTGCTGAAGGCGCAAAAGTAATTATTACTGGACGACGAAAAGAAGCCATCGAGAAAGCGGCAAAAGAATTGGGAGCAACTTCTTTCGTAGCTGACCAAGGAAACTTAGAAAATATTGAAGCCTTACGGAATGAAATTGAAAGTCAGTACGGAAAAATAGATATCTTATTTATCAATGCAGGCATTACAGGGACATTAGGTTCAATTGAAAATATGGATCCGGAAAATTTTGATAATGTGATGAACATTAATTTTCGTGGTGCCTATTTTACATTAAGCAATCTAATTCCTTTACTTAATGATGGTGCATCTGTAGTATTTTTATCTTCAAATGTCGCAACGACCTACAAACCGAACAGCTCCGTTTATCAGGCCAGTAAAGCAGCGCTCAATTCTATTGCGAAAACAGCAGCTGCGGAATTGGCTCCAAGAAAGATCCGCGTCAATATGGTGAGTCCAGGACCTACCAAAACGGAAATAATGACCAAGGCCGGACTGGACAAAGAAACCTTGAAAGGAATCAATGAATGGCTGATCAACGAAATTCCTCTGAAAAAAATGGGAAGTGCTGAAGATGTTGCAAAAGCTGTTGTCTACTTATCAGACAATAACAAAGCAAGTTTTATGACCGGAACAGAAATTCTGATAGATGGCGGAATGATTTTGTAG
- a CDS encoding KpsF/GutQ family sugar-phosphate isomerase, with translation MDPKEILSNAHQALDIEINELTNLRNRLNDSFIKSVLTINEVKGKLIVVGIGKSAHVANKIVATLNSTGTPSQFLHAAEAIHGDLGVIQKQDVVLCISYSGNSPEIVNLLPFLKEYSAALIAMTGNTESKLAKAADIILNTHVDKEACPNKLAPTSSTTVQMALGDALAVCLMDLKDFKEIDFAKFHPGGSLGKNLTAKVEQFVSTNKPEVTSDASIRDVIISVSGSKHGITVVVENRKIVGVITDGDIRRMLLNQDDISKVKASDIISKNPKTIDKNQLAKEAMQILKEFNIGQLVVTDEGQYYGIIDIHKLLDEGIN, from the coding sequence TTGGATCCAAAAGAAATTCTTTCCAATGCGCATCAGGCGCTAGATATCGAAATAAACGAACTTACTAATCTTCGAAACCGGCTGAATGACAGTTTTATAAAAAGTGTCTTAACCATCAATGAAGTCAAAGGAAAATTGATCGTTGTCGGTATTGGAAAGTCCGCACACGTGGCGAATAAAATTGTAGCAACACTCAATTCAACTGGCACACCATCTCAATTTCTTCACGCTGCCGAGGCAATTCACGGTGATCTTGGTGTGATCCAAAAACAGGATGTTGTTCTTTGTATTTCTTATTCAGGAAACTCTCCTGAGATTGTGAATCTTTTACCTTTCCTGAAAGAATATTCTGCAGCGCTAATTGCTATGACAGGAAACACTGAAAGCAAACTGGCAAAAGCTGCTGACATCATATTAAACACGCACGTGGATAAGGAAGCCTGCCCAAATAAGCTGGCTCCTACCAGTTCCACAACGGTTCAGATGGCTTTGGGAGACGCATTAGCTGTATGTCTTATGGATCTGAAAGATTTTAAAGAAATAGATTTTGCTAAGTTTCATCCAGGCGGTAGTTTGGGGAAAAATCTGACAGCCAAAGTGGAACAATTTGTTTCTACTAATAAGCCAGAAGTTACTTCAGATGCTTCAATCAGAGATGTAATTATTTCTGTCAGCGGATCAAAACACGGGATTACAGTTGTTGTTGAAAACAGAAAAATTGTCGGCGTAATTACGGATGGTGACATTAGAAGAATGCTTCTGAATCAAGATGATATTTCGAAAGTAAAAGCGTCTGACATCATTAGCAAAAACCCTAAAACCATCGACAAAAATCAGCTCGCTAAAGAGGCCATGCAGATTTTAAAAGAATTCAATATCGGTCAGCTAGTCGTGACAGACGAAGGCCAATATTATGGGATTATAGACATTCATAAATTACTAGACGAAGGAATTAATTAA
- the recQ gene encoding DNA helicase RecQ, with amino-acid sequence MDTKDINLSAELKKYFGFSKFKGQQEQIITELLDGKDIFVLMPTGGGKSLCYQLPALISEGTAIVVSPLIALMKNQVDAVNGLSSDEGVAHVLNSSLNKTQTKQVMDDITAGKTKLLYVAPESLIKEEYVEFLKNVKISFVAIDEAHCISEWGHDFRPEYRNLKGIIDKIADVPVIALTATATPKVQDDIQKTLGMNNALVYKESFNRANLFYEIRPKVNVDKEIVRFINQHKGKSGIVYCLSRRKVEEFAQLLQVNGVNALPYHAGLDQKTRVLHQDKFLMEEADVIVATIAFGMGIDKPDVRFVIHYDIPKSLESYYQETGRAGRDGGEGYCLAFYDPKDIEKLEKFLAQKPVSEREIGLQLLNEVVGYAETSMSRRQYLLYYFGEIFDPIKGEGALMCDNSQNPPTLKDATKDLKKVLEMIKVLGEKFKTKDLISLITGKESAVTKSYKLEQTEYFGFGKSESDNYWKSIIRQATVQDYLKKDIETYGVLKISEKGQEVIDGKSKNIFQIAEDREYNLAQSKTKADNEQVQIQAGGGLDQLLFGQLKELRKTVAKKYGIPPYTVFMDPSLEDMTVQYPVSVEEVAKIYGVGEGKAKKYGKDFAEFIKKYVEENEIERTQDTVIKQVANKSSHKVFIIQNTDKKIDLEDIAKAKNITMTDLLSEMESIIYQGTKLNIDYYVNENFDEDIVEEFMDFMKNSESDSMKTLLAEYGDDLTDEEVRILRIKFISDIAN; translated from the coding sequence ATGGACACAAAAGACATCAACTTATCTGCCGAACTCAAAAAATATTTTGGATTTTCTAAGTTTAAAGGGCAGCAAGAACAGATTATAACGGAACTTCTGGATGGTAAAGATATCTTTGTTCTAATGCCAACCGGTGGAGGAAAATCACTTTGCTATCAGCTGCCTGCACTCATCTCCGAAGGAACTGCAATTGTCGTTTCTCCGTTAATTGCTTTGATGAAAAATCAGGTGGATGCTGTGAATGGACTGTCTTCTGATGAAGGAGTGGCCCACGTTCTTAATTCTTCATTAAATAAAACACAGACAAAACAAGTGATGGATGACATCACGGCTGGTAAAACCAAATTACTTTACGTAGCTCCGGAATCATTAATAAAAGAAGAATATGTGGAGTTTTTGAAAAATGTCAAAATCTCTTTCGTTGCAATTGATGAAGCACATTGTATCTCAGAATGGGGACACGATTTCCGCCCGGAATACAGAAATCTGAAAGGAATTATTGATAAAATTGCAGACGTTCCCGTCATTGCGCTTACTGCGACTGCAACACCTAAAGTTCAGGATGATATTCAGAAAACTTTAGGAATGAACAACGCATTGGTTTATAAAGAAAGTTTCAACAGAGCCAATTTATTCTACGAAATCCGTCCGAAAGTAAACGTTGATAAGGAAATCGTGAGATTCATCAATCAGCACAAAGGAAAATCAGGAATCGTGTATTGCCTGAGCAGGAGAAAAGTAGAGGAGTTTGCTCAGCTTTTGCAGGTGAACGGCGTGAATGCTTTGCCTTACCATGCAGGTTTAGATCAAAAAACAAGAGTTTTGCATCAGGACAAATTCTTGATGGAAGAGGCCGATGTCATCGTAGCAACAATAGCTTTTGGGATGGGAATCGATAAGCCGGATGTTAGGTTTGTAATTCATTACGATATTCCAAAATCATTAGAAAGTTACTACCAGGAAACTGGTCGTGCCGGTAGAGATGGCGGTGAAGGTTATTGCCTTGCTTTTTACGATCCGAAGGACATTGAAAAACTAGAAAAATTCCTTGCTCAAAAACCAGTTTCCGAAAGAGAAATCGGGCTTCAACTTTTGAATGAAGTCGTTGGATATGCTGAAACTTCTATGAGCAGAAGGCAGTATTTGCTTTATTATTTTGGGGAAATATTTGATCCGATAAAAGGAGAGGGCGCTTTGATGTGCGACAATTCTCAAAATCCACCAACTTTAAAAGACGCCACGAAAGATCTTAAGAAGGTTCTTGAAATGATAAAAGTTTTGGGCGAAAAGTTCAAAACCAAAGATCTCATTTCTTTGATTACAGGAAAAGAATCCGCAGTCACAAAGTCCTATAAACTAGAACAGACGGAATATTTCGGTTTCGGAAAATCTGAAAGTGACAACTATTGGAAATCTATCATCAGACAAGCTACGGTTCAGGATTATCTTAAAAAAGATATCGAAACTTATGGTGTTCTAAAAATCTCTGAAAAAGGACAAGAAGTCATTGATGGAAAGTCAAAAAACATTTTCCAAATAGCAGAAGATAGAGAATACAATCTTGCACAGTCCAAAACAAAAGCAGATAATGAACAAGTCCAGATCCAGGCTGGAGGAGGATTGGACCAACTTTTATTTGGACAATTAAAAGAGCTAAGAAAAACAGTTGCAAAAAAATATGGTATTCCGCCTTACACTGTTTTTATGGATCCTAGTCTTGAAGATATGACGGTTCAATATCCGGTTTCTGTAGAAGAAGTGGCGAAAATCTACGGCGTTGGCGAAGGAAAAGCAAAGAAGTATGGAAAAGATTTCGCTGAATTCATTAAAAAATATGTAGAAGAAAACGAGATCGAAAGAACTCAGGATACTGTTATAAAACAAGTCGCAAACAAATCCAGCCACAAGGTTTTCATCATTCAGAATACGGATAAGAAAATCGATTTGGAAGACATTGCAAAGGCGAAAAATATAACAATGACAGATCTTCTTTCTGAGATGGAGAGCATCATTTATCAGGGTACAAAGCTGAATATCGACTATTATGTCAATGAGAATTTTGATGAAGATATTGTAGAGGAGTTTATGGACTTTATGAAAAATTCGGAGAGCGACAGTATGAAAACTTTACTTGCAGAATATGGCGATGATCTGACCGACGAAGAAGTTAGAATTCTTAGAATCAAATTCATCAGTGATATTGCAAACTAA
- a CDS encoding helix-turn-helix domain-containing protein produces MERDQNEELRALQDTLYFIGGKWRIPIINSICNGNKRFREIERSIPGITTRMLSKELKDMEMNKLVKRNVYPDTPVLIEYEPTSYCRTFGKIIAEMIEWGREHRKVIIEN; encoded by the coding sequence ATGGAAAGAGACCAAAACGAAGAACTAAGAGCATTACAAGATACCCTATATTTCATAGGTGGTAAGTGGAGAATTCCGATCATCAATTCTATTTGTAATGGAAACAAGCGTTTCCGGGAAATTGAAAGAAGCATTCCAGGAATTACGACAAGAATGCTTTCAAAAGAGTTGAAGGATATGGAAATGAATAAACTGGTAAAACGAAATGTCTATCCGGACACACCAGTTTTGATAGAATATGAACCGACGAGTTATTGCAGGACATTCGGAAAGATCATTGCAGAAATGATAGAGTGGGGAAGAGAGCACAGAAAAGTGATCATTGAAAATTAA